In Candidatus Bathyarchaeota archaeon, the sequence TTTTCCAAGTCTGCTGCAGCAATACGTGGTAGCCCTATCAAGGTAGTTTTGCCCCGTTGACCACTAGTAGAAAGTTCTGCCTTGATAACGCCGAAGTTTGAAAGCTCCTGCATATACTTCCAGAGTTGCGTGTGCCCTCGCGGTTTCTCGTCGAACTCTTCGCACGCGATAGTATAAGCTTCTTCTGCTTCACCCATTGAAAGATGAATCCCACCGGTTTGCTGGAAACGCCGTGCAATACCGAGTAGAAGTAGCTTTTTGTGAAAGATTAAAGCCGCAATCTCGTCTCGCCGTATTCCTGCATAGACATTTCCAACGGCTTTTCTGACATATTCAGGTGAAACCTCTTTAATTTCTTCTGTGTCCGCGTATTTCCCAGCTCTCCAAAGAAGTTCTATGCCATAACGTGCATTTCCCCCTTCCTCTTCAGCCAACTCTGCTGCAAGTGTTATGGTTTCCGTAGGAACAGTTCCTTGCTTGAAGGCTAATGTCACGCGGTTGCCTAGAATGTCTTGTAGCTGTGCCTTTGTATAGGCGCCCAGTTCGATTATGTTGCTCTGAAGCGTGCTCCTAGTACTTGCATCTAACTTGTTGAGCCAGCTTAGTTGTCGGAGGATACATAGAAGCGAAAGTCGCCCAAGTGCTTTGACACGGGTTTCTTCTACGCGAGTTATTTTGTAGAGAGGCTCGGAACCCTCGTTCCGTATGAGT encodes:
- a CDS encoding ORC1-type DNA replication protein — translated: MLSASVFKDETKLDINYTPAKLQHRGYELKLLNQYFRHTIETPGKMTQRVIVTGKIGTGKTVVAQYFGRSIMREAQQRNINLHYIHVNCRQNRGSFFLILQQLVTRFHPTFPKRGYSAEELLQTLLQILDNQNIYLIIALDELESLIRNEGSEPLYKITRVEETRVKALGRLSLLCILRQLSWLNKLDASTRSTLQSNIIELGAYTKAQLQDILGNRVTLAFKQGTVPTETITLAAELAEEEGGNARYGIELLWRAGKYADTEEIKEVSPEYVRKAVGNVYAGIRRDEIAALIFHKKLLLLGIARRFQQTGGIHLSMGEAEEAYTIACEEFDEKPRGHTQLWKYMQELSNFGVIKAELSTSGQRGKTTLIGLPRIAAADLE